A window from Chryseobacterium vaccae encodes these proteins:
- a CDS encoding putative signal transducing protein, which yields MSELVRFKFYETALEANRDKQILAENGVNSFIANEQLIQSDWLLSQAVGGIQLQVFEEDLEKAKQILQEYKDNEAFSLEAEHTIVNPEFDFVCPKCGSNHIYRDDRATSFFGISILKSQKFVCYHCGNEFIH from the coding sequence ATGTCAGAACTTGTCCGTTTTAAATTCTATGAAACTGCTCTGGAAGCCAACAGGGACAAACAGATCCTTGCTGAAAACGGGGTCAACAGTTTCATTGCCAACGAGCAGCTTATTCAGTCGGACTGGCTCCTGTCTCAGGCTGTAGGCGGCATCCAGCTTCAGGTATTTGAAGAAGATCTGGAAAAAGCAAAACAGATCCTGCAAGAGTATAAAGACAATGAAGCGTTTTCACTGGAAGCTGAACATACCATTGTAAATCCTGAATTTGATTTTGTATGCCCCAAATGTGGTTCTAACCATATTTACAGAGATGACAGGGCAACCAGCTTTTTTGGGATCTCCATCCTGAAGAGCCAGAAATTTGTCTGCTATCATTGCGGTAACGAATTCATACACTAA
- a CDS encoding fumarylacetoacetate hydrolase family protein → MKIICIGRNYSEHAKELGNEIPEKPVIFMKPDTAVLKGNDFYIPEFSEDIHYELEVVLKVSKGGKYIQKDSANKHYEEISLGIDFTARDLQNELKSKGLPWELAKGFDGSAVVGNFFKKENFDLQNLEFSLLQNKSKVQDGNTKDMMFSFDDIIAFVSQYFTLRVGDLIFTGTPKGVGKVNENDILEAYLKDDKILDIRIL, encoded by the coding sequence ATGAAAATTATCTGTATAGGAAGAAATTACAGCGAACATGCAAAGGAACTGGGAAATGAAATTCCTGAGAAACCGGTTATTTTCATGAAGCCTGACACTGCCGTATTAAAAGGAAATGATTTTTATATTCCTGAATTTTCAGAAGATATCCATTATGAGCTGGAAGTGGTTCTGAAGGTTTCAAAAGGCGGAAAATATATCCAGAAAGATTCTGCAAACAAACATTATGAAGAAATCAGCCTTGGAATAGATTTTACGGCAAGAGATCTTCAGAACGAGCTTAAATCCAAAGGACTTCCCTGGGAACTGGCTAAAGGTTTTGACGGATCTGCTGTTGTCGGAAATTTCTTCAAAAAAGAAAACTTTGATCTTCAGAACCTTGAGTTTTCTTTATTACAGAATAAAAGTAAAGTTCAGGATGGCAATACAAAAGATATGATGTTCAGTTTTGATGATATTATAGCTTTCGTTTCCCAGTATTTTACTTTAAGAGTAGGTGACCTGATCTTTACAGGAACACCAAAAGGAGTTGGAAAAGTGAATGAAAATGATATTCTGGAAGCGTATCTGAAAGATGATAAAATTCTTGATATCCGAATATTATAA
- a CDS encoding M16 family metallopeptidase: MKRILSSFAVVVLMSSNVFGQNIPVDPSVRIGTLSNGMKYYIKKNTLPEKKVDFRLAINAGSILEDENQRGLAHFMEHMNFNGTKNFPDNKLVDFLQSIGVKFGQHLNAYTSFDETVYMLPVPLDKPGNLDAGLKVMEDWAFNATLSDEQINKERGVVLEELRLGLGADKRMSDKYLPKLLYKSQYADRLPIGKKEVLENFKPDVIRKFHQDWYRPDLMALVVVGDINVDEVEKKVKENFGKYKNPSKPRERKVFDLPNHKETLVAIETDPDATNSMVQFIMKDAEAYKPDVTIQQYNQSIIENLSTTMLNNRLRELINSNNPPFTFGSVYHGGTYARTKEALQGFAMVKEGNQLSALKVLLEEVERAKRFGFTQTELDRAKAQVLSNLERSYNNRDKTESDMLVDEYVRNFLEQEPMPGIAWEYEDTKSFLPSVTLAQTNDVIKKMVKDDSRVIVITGPKKDNVTMPTEAMVLNTFEAVKMADLKPYEEKATIKNLVKPFKSEGKIAKTETDAKLGTTTWTLSNGAKVTFKKTDFKDDEIVFSARSLGGSSLISDADFNKTQFAFSALSEAGVGGLSKADLTNYLAGKQVGVNPMITPLFEGISGRSSQKDLGTAMELMYAYFTDLNFNPAAFNAYKEKQAAMLNNLLSNPQFYFSSEHAKFMNQKNPRFIGVVPMEKEWANTDYKKAYDIYKEKFANAGNFQFYFVGNIDEAKFKNEVLQYIASLPSAGKTTSFKDTGYRQMTGDFTKVYKKGKDPKSMVTISYSGEAPYNEKEALALSALGEVATIKVIEKLREDESGIYGGGARGGMNKVPYSTYSFSISFPCGPENADKLTKSAIAELQKLIDKGPEQKDLDKYKEGEYNDNKTDLKDNMYWMSALSKNQLDGSDKYDILNYQDKVKALTVKDLQDVAKKYLSKGRITATLMPEDGWENAKKEEAKKVGAAN; the protein is encoded by the coding sequence ATGAAGAGAATTTTATCGTCATTTGCGGTGGTCGTTCTGATGTCCTCAAATGTTTTCGGGCAGAATATCCCTGTGGATCCTTCTGTAAGAATCGGTACCCTTTCCAACGGAATGAAGTACTACATCAAAAAAAACACATTACCTGAAAAGAAAGTAGATTTCCGTCTGGCTATCAATGCCGGATCTATTCTTGAAGATGAAAACCAGAGAGGTCTTGCTCACTTTATGGAGCACATGAACTTCAACGGAACCAAAAATTTTCCGGACAATAAATTAGTGGACTTTCTGCAGTCTATAGGAGTGAAGTTCGGGCAGCACCTTAATGCGTACACTAGTTTTGATGAAACTGTTTATATGCTTCCTGTTCCTCTAGATAAGCCGGGAAATCTGGATGCAGGTCTGAAAGTAATGGAAGACTGGGCCTTTAATGCAACACTTTCCGATGAGCAGATCAATAAGGAAAGAGGGGTTGTTTTAGAGGAATTGAGATTAGGTCTTGGCGCTGATAAAAGAATGTCAGATAAATATCTTCCTAAGCTTTTATATAAATCCCAATATGCAGACAGACTGCCGATCGGTAAAAAGGAAGTGCTGGAAAACTTTAAACCGGATGTCATCAGAAAATTCCATCAGGATTGGTACAGACCAGATCTTATGGCTCTTGTAGTGGTTGGAGATATCAATGTGGATGAAGTGGAGAAAAAGGTAAAGGAGAATTTCGGAAAATATAAAAATCCTTCCAAGCCGAGAGAAAGAAAAGTATTTGACCTTCCTAACCATAAAGAAACACTGGTAGCGATTGAAACTGATCCTGATGCAACCAATTCTATGGTTCAGTTTATTATGAAAGATGCTGAAGCGTATAAGCCGGATGTAACGATCCAGCAGTACAATCAAAGTATTATAGAAAATCTTTCTACAACCATGCTGAACAACAGATTGAGAGAGCTTATTAACTCAAATAATCCGCCTTTCACGTTTGGTTCCGTATATCACGGAGGAACATACGCAAGAACTAAAGAAGCTTTACAGGGATTTGCTATGGTGAAAGAAGGAAATCAGCTTAGTGCGCTTAAAGTTCTATTGGAAGAAGTGGAAAGAGCAAAAAGGTTCGGGTTTACACAAACTGAACTTGACCGTGCAAAGGCGCAGGTTTTATCCAACCTTGAAAGATCTTACAACAACCGTGACAAAACGGAAAGTGATATGCTGGTAGATGAGTATGTAAGAAACTTCCTGGAGCAGGAGCCTATGCCTGGAATTGCCTGGGAATATGAAGATACAAAATCATTCCTTCCTTCCGTTACTTTGGCACAGACCAACGATGTCATCAAGAAAATGGTTAAGGATGACAGCAGGGTAATCGTGATAACAGGTCCTAAAAAAGATAATGTAACAATGCCTACCGAAGCAATGGTACTGAATACCTTTGAAGCGGTGAAAATGGCCGACCTTAAACCTTACGAAGAGAAAGCAACCATCAAAAATCTGGTAAAACCTTTCAAATCTGAAGGAAAAATTGCAAAAACGGAAACGGATGCAAAACTGGGAACAACAACCTGGACGTTAAGCAACGGTGCAAAAGTGACTTTCAAGAAAACAGATTTCAAAGATGACGAAATTGTATTCTCAGCAAGAAGTTTAGGAGGAAGCTCTTTAATTTCGGATGCTGATTTCAATAAAACACAATTTGCTTTCTCTGCATTATCAGAAGCAGGAGTAGGAGGCCTTTCCAAAGCAGATCTTACCAATTATCTTGCAGGAAAGCAGGTTGGTGTAAACCCAATGATTACCCCTCTTTTTGAAGGGATTTCAGGAAGATCTTCACAAAAGGATCTGGGAACAGCAATGGAGCTTATGTATGCCTATTTCACAGATTTAAACTTCAACCCGGCAGCATTCAATGCTTATAAAGAAAAACAGGCAGCCATGCTGAATAACCTTCTGTCTAATCCTCAGTTCTATTTCTCAAGCGAACATGCTAAATTCATGAATCAGAAGAACCCTAGATTTATCGGAGTGGTTCCAATGGAAAAAGAATGGGCGAATACAGACTATAAAAAGGCATACGACATTTACAAAGAGAAATTTGCTAATGCCGGTAACTTCCAGTTCTATTTCGTAGGAAATATTGACGAAGCTAAATTCAAAAATGAAGTATTGCAGTATATTGCAAGTCTTCCTTCCGCAGGAAAAACAACCTCATTCAAAGATACAGGCTACAGACAGATGACGGGTGATTTTACCAAAGTATACAAAAAAGGAAAAGACCCTAAGAGTATGGTAACGATTTCTTACAGTGGAGAAGCTCCTTACAATGAGAAAGAAGCTTTGGCTTTATCTGCTCTTGGAGAAGTGGCAACCATTAAAGTAATTGAGAAGCTTAGAGAAGATGAAAGCGGTATCTACGGCGGAGGAGCCAGAGGAGGAATGAACAAAGTTCCATACAGTACCTACAGCTTCAGTATCAGCTTTCCTTGCGGACCTGAAAATGCTGACAAATTAACGAAAAGTGCTATTGCAGAACTTCAGAAACTGATTGATAAAGGTCCTGAGCAGAAAGATCTTGACAAATACAAAGAAGGAGAGTACAATGATAATAAGACAGATCTTAAAGACAATATGTACTGGATGAGTGCTTTGTCTAAAAATCAGTTGGACGGAAGCGATAAATACGACATCCTGAACTATCAGGACAAAGTAAAAGCCCTTACCGTAAAAGATCTTCAGGATGTGGCGAAAAAATATCTTTCTAAAGGAAGAATTACAGCAACACTAATGCCGGAAGACGGATGGGAAAATGCTAAAAAAGAAGAAGCTAAAAAAGTAGGTGCAGCCAACTAA
- a CDS encoding universal stress protein: MINIVLPVDFGDKTEQLVEGAVKFAKQLNGRIFLIHVAPSDIGFAIGDMGYQYFPEVEQNEIREELVQLNKIEQRIIAHDIDCEHLLKQGLAKETILEYAKAKNADYIVMGSHGRSGIYDVFVGSLTKGLTKDSPVPVLVLPIHD; the protein is encoded by the coding sequence ATGATAAATATTGTATTACCCGTAGATTTTGGGGATAAAACAGAACAACTTGTAGAAGGTGCCGTAAAATTTGCAAAACAGCTGAACGGCAGAATTTTCCTTATTCACGTAGCACCGTCCGATATTGGTTTTGCCATTGGTGATATGGGATATCAATATTTTCCTGAGGTGGAGCAAAACGAGATCAGAGAAGAGCTGGTACAGCTGAATAAAATAGAACAGCGCATCATTGCTCACGATATAGACTGTGAGCACCTTTTGAAGCAGGGACTTGCCAAAGAAACAATCCTGGAATATGCTAAAGCAAAAAATGCAGATTACATTGTGATGGGATCACACGGAAGAAGCGGAATCTACGATGTATTCGTAGGAAGCCTTACAAAAGGTCTTACCAAAGATTCTCCTGTTCCGGTGCTGGTACTCCCTATTCATGACTAG
- a CDS encoding TonB-dependent receptor produces the protein MKLIYSLLLVFCGLALTSAQKTYTIEGTVQDFHDKTMLENAEVKIGTFTAKTDRKGKFVLPRIPAGKYTLIAKHPDCNDYTENIGVDQDLSLTIILEHHSGDIETITLHGSHKKKASVIMKTLDKTEIERNSTENLGNLLSRLSGVTALKTGNNISKPVIRGLYGSRISILNSGVKMAEQEWGVEHAPNVDVNDFEHIDVIKGASALKYGSEGIGGTIILEPAPLPKKDTLMGNIKLSGMSNGKGGELAANALKSWKNDWFVKTGGSYKKLGDQYIPHHTLQNTGLEINSFNFSFGKQSFMQGFEVAYSGINQEFGIYKGAHLGGPIDYYNAVNLGQAYFYDGFSYDINSPKQEVEHHIGKVMAYKRFADFGKLTFQYSFQLNRRKEFDIRRGELNAVPSMDLRLITHTASLTHLLERSAWSLESGISAGYQDNYPNPATKARRLIPDYYRYDAGAFSVFKYRFNGKLNAEAAVRYDFSRYDAYKYYDASEWESKYADLFPQFFVQKNDSRILTRPILDYHNLSANIGLNYTPVRNFEVKLNASRAERTPNPAELFADGLHHSAAVMEKGDLTIKKETAYNVNLSLAAQFDVLKGLHIEASPYFMYSDSFINQVPTGIQSTNRGVFPIWTYQQIKARMYGLDAEAELRILDNLNFRSAFSTLRGNDLTNDEPLILMMPTKLRNSVELKLNKPSKFYITLENDIVTHQKRFPVRNPDITFIENGTLVTKTIDMSTPPPGYVAFNASVGADIFKNFNLNFRINNITNTLYKEYLNRLRLVMYEPGRNFVVTLKYNF, from the coding sequence ATGAAATTGATATATAGCCTGCTGCTGGTCTTTTGCGGACTGGCGCTTACAAGTGCACAAAAAACGTACACCATTGAAGGAACCGTTCAGGATTTTCATGATAAAACCATGCTGGAAAATGCAGAAGTGAAAATCGGGACGTTCACGGCAAAAACAGACCGGAAAGGTAAGTTTGTCCTTCCCAGGATTCCTGCGGGAAAGTATACACTCATTGCTAAACATCCTGATTGCAATGATTATACTGAAAATATAGGAGTTGACCAGGATCTTAGCCTGACAATTATACTAGAGCATCATTCCGGTGATATCGAAACCATTACCCTGCACGGAAGCCATAAAAAGAAAGCATCCGTAATTATGAAAACGCTGGACAAAACTGAAATTGAAAGAAATTCAACGGAAAATCTGGGGAATTTGCTTTCAAGATTATCCGGAGTTACCGCATTGAAAACAGGGAATAATATTTCAAAACCTGTTATCCGAGGTCTTTACGGAAGCCGTATTTCTATTTTGAACAGCGGAGTGAAAATGGCTGAACAGGAATGGGGAGTAGAGCATGCTCCTAATGTGGACGTCAATGATTTTGAACATATCGATGTAATCAAAGGAGCATCGGCATTAAAATACGGTAGCGAAGGAATCGGGGGAACTATCATTCTGGAACCGGCGCCGCTACCCAAGAAAGATACGCTGATGGGAAATATAAAACTGTCAGGAATGTCTAACGGAAAAGGCGGTGAACTGGCTGCAAATGCTCTGAAATCCTGGAAAAATGACTGGTTTGTAAAAACCGGAGGAAGCTACAAGAAGCTGGGAGACCAGTACATTCCTCATCACACGCTGCAAAATACCGGACTGGAAATTAATTCTTTTAATTTTTCTTTCGGAAAGCAGAGTTTTATGCAGGGATTTGAAGTGGCTTATAGCGGAATCAATCAGGAATTCGGGATTTACAAAGGGGCTCACCTTGGAGGACCGATAGATTATTACAATGCCGTAAATCTTGGTCAGGCCTATTTTTACGACGGTTTCAGCTATGATATCAACAGCCCGAAACAGGAAGTTGAGCATCATATCGGAAAAGTGATGGCTTACAAGCGTTTTGCCGATTTTGGAAAGCTGACTTTCCAGTATAGTTTTCAATTAAACAGACGTAAAGAGTTTGATATCAGAAGGGGTGAGCTGAATGCTGTTCCTTCCATGGATTTAAGATTGATTACCCATACAGCAAGTTTAACACACCTCCTTGAACGCTCAGCATGGAGCCTGGAGAGTGGAATTTCTGCGGGATATCAGGATAATTATCCAAACCCGGCTACCAAAGCAAGACGTCTGATTCCTGATTATTATCGCTATGATGCCGGAGCGTTTTCTGTGTTTAAATATAGATTTAACGGTAAACTGAATGCAGAAGCTGCTGTACGGTATGATTTCAGCAGATACGATGCCTATAAATATTATGATGCTTCCGAATGGGAAAGTAAATATGCCGACCTTTTCCCACAATTTTTTGTGCAGAAAAATGACAGCAGAATTCTAACCCGTCCGATTCTGGATTATCATAATCTTTCAGCCAATATCGGCCTGAATTATACTCCGGTCCGTAATTTTGAAGTGAAGCTGAATGCATCCCGAGCAGAAAGAACTCCTAATCCTGCAGAATTGTTTGCAGACGGACTTCACCATTCTGCAGCAGTGATGGAAAAAGGCGACCTGACCATCAAAAAAGAGACGGCTTATAATGTAAATCTTTCTTTGGCGGCTCAGTTTGATGTGCTGAAAGGGCTACATATTGAAGCAAGTCCTTACTTTATGTACTCCGATAGCTTTATTAATCAGGTTCCAACAGGGATACAGTCAACCAATAGAGGGGTTTTCCCAATCTGGACGTATCAGCAGATTAAAGCCAGAATGTACGGATTGGATGCAGAAGCAGAACTTCGGATTCTTGATAACCTGAACTTTAGATCCGCATTCAGTACTTTGAGAGGGAATGATCTGACGAATGATGAACCTCTTATCCTGATGATGCCGACTAAACTTAGGAACAGCGTTGAGTTGAAACTCAATAAACCTTCCAAGTTTTATATAACTTTGGAAAATGATATTGTTACACATCAGAAACGTTTTCCGGTAAGAAATCCTGATATCACCTTTATAGAAAATGGAACGCTTGTAACAAAAACCATCGATATGAGCACGCCTCCTCCGGGATATGTTGCATTTAATGCATCTGTCGGGGCAGATATTTTCAAAAACTTTAACCTGAATTTCAGAATAAATAACATTACGAACACTCTTTACAAAGAATATCTTAACAGGTTAAGATTAGTAATGTATGAACCGGGAAGAAATTTCGTGGTTACTCTGAAATACAATTTCTAA
- a CDS encoding DUF3109 family protein, protein MIQIDDKLISEDIFSEEFVCNLTKCKGACCVEGDVGAPLDKDELEILDSIFDKIKPYLTPEGIKALEEQGTWTTDPMDGMYVTPMVEDRECAYVTFDEKGITKCGIEKAYEDGAVDWQKPISCHLYPIRITEYSTFTALNYHEWNVCSDACTLGKELQVPVYKFLKTPLTRKYGEAFYEVLSEAADEWKKEYGS, encoded by the coding sequence ATGATTCAGATAGACGATAAATTGATTTCTGAGGATATTTTTTCCGAAGAATTTGTTTGCAACCTTACGAAATGTAAAGGTGCATGCTGTGTGGAAGGAGATGTAGGTGCTCCACTGGACAAAGATGAACTTGAAATTTTAGACAGCATCTTTGACAAAATCAAGCCCTATCTTACTCCGGAAGGCATTAAAGCCCTTGAAGAACAAGGTACATGGACTACTGATCCTATGGACGGAATGTATGTTACCCCAATGGTGGAAGACCGCGAATGTGCTTATGTAACCTTTGATGAAAAGGGAATTACAAAATGCGGAATTGAAAAAGCGTATGAAGACGGAGCTGTAGACTGGCAAAAGCCTATCTCATGCCACCTCTATCCAATCCGTATTACAGAATATTCCACTTTTACGGCTCTAAACTATCACGAATGGAATGTCTGCAGCGATGCCTGTACGCTTGGAAAAGAACTTCAGGTACCTGTTTACAAATTTCTGAAAACTCCGCTGACCAGAAAATACGGTGAAGCGTTTTACGAAGTTTTAAGTGAAGCTGCCGATGAATGGAAAAAAGAATATGGTTCATAA
- a CDS encoding DUF6427 family protein, with product MFKLLSKESNIFSIPVYIGCLLLVVLIFNILNFNTYEAIIAGITFLGIALGYFCFHSIALNYQTHLPLFLYTIFIFGLYPGNLDIGIAVSLLTNSFLILLLTSTDEDIRKKSYVLVGSIVALNFIFLPTTWPMAVFVIIHVIATSQRIALNLFRFLLGIILIAFSYFSIMFFFRFTSWNIDYFPFGKMKPMTDYSELIPLLPVALMLIYAVYDHFTNYNKKSPISRYKYTFLLVFSVAQLITIILYMNKSYEYLLLLAFPSSIILSRMMRFLPKYWMQEVSLWLIIISLITFKAGTYFDLF from the coding sequence ATGTTTAAATTACTTTCAAAAGAAAGCAATATTTTTTCAATTCCTGTTTATATTGGTTGCCTTCTTTTAGTAGTATTAATATTTAACATACTGAATTTCAATACTTATGAAGCTATAATTGCCGGAATTACTTTTCTGGGAATTGCTTTAGGATATTTTTGTTTTCACAGCATTGCTCTGAATTATCAAACTCATCTGCCCTTATTTTTATATACAATTTTTATTTTCGGGCTGTATCCTGGAAATCTGGACATCGGCATTGCCGTTTCATTGCTTACCAATTCATTTCTCATCCTTCTTCTGACCAGTACGGATGAAGATATCAGAAAGAAATCTTATGTTCTGGTAGGATCTATTGTTGCTTTGAACTTTATTTTCCTGCCAACCACCTGGCCTATGGCTGTTTTTGTTATTATTCATGTGATTGCTACCTCTCAAAGAATTGCACTGAATCTTTTCAGATTTCTTCTGGGAATCATCCTGATTGCATTCAGCTATTTTTCAATTATGTTCTTTTTCCGCTTTACTTCATGGAATATCGATTATTTTCCGTTTGGAAAAATGAAACCCATGACTGACTATAGTGAGCTGATTCCGCTTCTTCCGGTTGCCCTGATGCTTATATATGCTGTATATGACCATTTTACCAACTATAATAAGAAAAGCCCGATAAGCCGCTACAAATACACTTTCCTGCTGGTTTTTTCCGTGGCTCAGCTGATCACCATTATTCTGTATATGAATAAAAGTTATGAATATCTTCTGCTGCTGGCATTTCCCTCCAGTATTATCCTGAGCAGAATGATGAGATTTTTACCTAAGTACTGGATGCAGGAAGTGAGTCTGTGGCTGATTATAATCAGCCTTATCACATTCAAAGCAGGTACATATTTTGATTTATTTTAA
- a CDS encoding 3'-5' exonuclease: protein MNLKLHKPLCIFDLETTGTNIGKDRIVEICILKVNPDASRESKTWRVNPEMLIPKESSEIHGIYDEDVKDAPTFREIAPKIMEMLAGTDLGGFNSNRFDVPLLAEELLRVGIDFDLSKFRLVDAQTIFHKKEPRNLGAAYQFYCGKTLENAHSAEADVMATFEVLDAQVGKYDDIPNEIAPLSEFTFHNKNADLAGFIGYNDKMVEVFNFGKYKGQGVKAVFQKDLGYFGWLQNADFPLYTKKVFTKIQLTGKS, encoded by the coding sequence ATGAATTTAAAACTCCATAAACCTCTTTGCATTTTTGATCTTGAAACCACAGGAACCAACATCGGAAAAGACAGAATTGTAGAAATCTGCATATTAAAAGTAAATCCTGATGCGTCCAGAGAAAGCAAAACCTGGCGTGTAAACCCTGAGATGCTTATTCCAAAAGAATCCAGTGAAATCCACGGAATTTATGATGAAGATGTAAAAGATGCTCCAACCTTCAGAGAAATTGCTCCCAAAATTATGGAAATGCTTGCAGGAACTGACTTAGGAGGCTTTAATTCTAACCGTTTTGACGTTCCTCTTCTGGCTGAAGAGCTTTTAAGAGTGGGTATTGATTTTGATCTGAGTAAATTCAGACTGGTAGATGCCCAGACCATTTTCCACAAAAAAGAACCGAGAAATTTAGGGGCTGCCTACCAGTTCTATTGTGGCAAAACCTTGGAAAATGCACACTCTGCGGAAGCTGATGTAATGGCTACTTTTGAAGTACTGGATGCACAGGTGGGAAAATATGATGATATTCCGAATGAGATTGCTCCTTTAAGTGAATTTACATTCCACAATAAGAATGCAGATCTGGCAGGATTTATCGGATACAATGATAAAATGGTGGAAGTTTTCAACTTCGGAAAATATAAAGGACAGGGTGTAAAGGCTGTTTTCCAAAAAGATCTTGGATATTTCGGATGGCTTCAGAATGCAGACTTTCCTCTGTATACTAAGAAAGTATTCACAAAGATTCAATTGACTGGTAAATCCTAA
- a CDS encoding trigger factor, with product MKVTAQNHDDVSALLTVTLEKSDYKERVEKQLINYAKNAQVPGFRKGKVPLSMVRKQYEAGIAFEEINKQVSDALNNYVNENKLRLVGQPVPQPVNEFDYNADQLEVAFEVGYEPEFTIDLASYEAPHYKVEASEKEINKSIENMQRRFAEQVPQDKITKDSYIALEVSQVVEEDAEGEHHHHPKNVTITAENKEAFKLVKGLKMDGSVKVTKETLAGDEELAKELGFSKEEVEHLHHAEVEVTVKDFYSLNLAELNQELFDKVYGEGNIKSEEELKEKVKSELDEYFQQNADVHFVNKVLEQVTDKEEVKLPETFLVKWLQFSNQNIQSEDQAKAILEAEKNQLRYQIIEGKLMTDNEIQLDYADVLAQAEQLVRNQLAIYGIHHLGDEEIQKYAVEMLKDQEQVRQISSEVAMAKLKDVILEKAGKKETVISHDEFLEELKK from the coding sequence ATGAAGGTTACCGCACAAAACCATGATGACGTAAGTGCTTTACTTACCGTAACATTGGAAAAATCTGACTACAAAGAAAGAGTAGAAAAGCAATTGATTAATTATGCTAAAAATGCGCAAGTTCCTGGTTTCAGAAAAGGGAAAGTGCCTTTAAGTATGGTTAGAAAACAATATGAAGCAGGTATTGCATTTGAAGAAATCAACAAACAGGTTTCTGACGCTTTGAACAACTACGTTAACGAAAACAAATTAAGACTAGTTGGACAGCCTGTTCCTCAGCCAGTAAACGAATTCGATTACAATGCTGATCAATTGGAAGTTGCTTTTGAAGTTGGATATGAGCCTGAATTCACTATAGATTTAGCGTCATACGAAGCTCCTCACTACAAAGTAGAAGCTTCTGAAAAAGAGATCAACAAAAGCATCGAGAACATGCAGAGACGTTTCGCAGAGCAGGTTCCTCAGGATAAGATCACTAAAGATTCTTACATTGCTTTAGAAGTTTCTCAGGTTGTAGAAGAAGATGCAGAAGGAGAGCACCACCACCATCCAAAGAACGTTACCATTACAGCTGAAAACAAAGAAGCTTTCAAATTGGTAAAAGGATTGAAAATGGACGGATCTGTAAAAGTAACGAAAGAAACTCTTGCAGGAGATGAAGAATTAGCTAAAGAATTAGGATTCAGCAAAGAGGAAGTAGAACATTTACACCACGCTGAAGTGGAAGTAACTGTAAAAGACTTCTATTCACTAAACCTTGCTGAGCTTAATCAGGAACTTTTTGATAAAGTATACGGAGAAGGAAACATCAAGTCTGAAGAAGAACTTAAAGAAAAAGTGAAATCTGAACTGGATGAGTACTTCCAGCAGAATGCAGACGTTCACTTTGTGAATAAAGTATTGGAGCAGGTTACAGACAAAGAAGAAGTAAAACTTCCTGAAACTTTCCTTGTAAAGTGGTTACAGTTCTCTAATCAGAACATCCAGTCTGAAGATCAGGCTAAAGCAATTCTTGAAGCAGAGAAAAACCAGTTAAGATACCAGATCATTGAAGGTAAGTTGATGACTGACAATGAAATTCAGTTAGATTATGCTGATGTATTGGCTCAGGCTGAGCAATTGGTAAGAAATCAGCTGGCAATCTACGGAATTCACCACTTAGGAGATGAAGAAATCCAGAAATATGCTGTTGAAATGTTGAAAGATCAGGAGCAGGTAAGACAAATTTCTTCTGAAGTAGCTATGGCTAAACTAAAAGACGTTATCCTTGAGAAAGCAGGTAAAAAAGAAACTGTAATCTCTCACGATGAGTTTTTAGAAGAACTTAAGAAATAA
- a CDS encoding DUF6341 family protein translates to MTSFWLFLSKVFKWSFGFYDTFGNVLNWILFIVCCVLFTYWCYVLVAKLGGDKDKDYYSPTEGKNPYYDPKIYKKEG, encoded by the coding sequence ATGACGTCTTTCTGGTTATTCTTAAGTAAAGTTTTCAAATGGTCTTTCGGTTTTTATGATACATTTGGAAATGTTCTGAACTGGATTTTATTTATCGTTTGCTGTGTATTGTTCACGTATTGGTGCTATGTCCTGGTTGCAAAACTAGGTGGCGATAAAGATAAAGACTACTATTCTCCAACGGAGGGCAAGAACCCTTACTACGATCCGAAAATCTACAAAAAAGAAGGTTAA